From the genome of Excalfactoria chinensis isolate bCotChi1 chromosome 14, bCotChi1.hap2, whole genome shotgun sequence, one region includes:
- the LOC140258721 gene encoding uncharacterized protein, which translates to MSQRGDDCYFYFYSTCTKGDSCPFRHCEAALGSERVCRLWAEGCCLRADCKFRHMRIDKKRSLIPCFWENQPGGCQKPHCAFRHLKDRGGNGLSTAPSHKADTRGLPPKSGLAKGLWNQTEVDKAPEGVDIPASSHGPAGRKRKRSEERKVGELPRKKRVKGGRKVSVRPIDWKTTFPTMRRQKRKAAEMHPSAAEDTDEPPDRKLAMVRAVAKAVVDMEG; encoded by the exons ATGTCTCAGCGAGGAGACGACTGCTACTTCTATTTCTACTCCACCTGCACTAAG ggagacagctgtccCTTCCGCCACTGTGAAGCGGCTCTGGGAAGTGAACGAGTCTGCCGACTGTGGGCGGAGGGCTGCTGCTTGAGGGCAGACTGCAAGTTCAGACACATGAGGATCGAT AAGAAGCGCAGTTTGATTCCCTGCTTCTGGGAGAACCAGCCCGGAGGCTGCCAGAAACCACACTGCGCTTTCCGTCACCTGAAGGACCGCGGTGGGAACGGACTGAGCACAGCGCCCAGCCACA AAGCTGACACACGCGGCCTTCCTCCAAAGAGCGGCCTCGCAAAAGGTCTGTGGAACCAGACAGAGGTTGACAAGGCGCCAGAGGGAG TTGACATCCCAGCTTCCTCCCATGGCCCGGCTGGACGGAAACGCAAACGATCGGAGGAGAGAAAAGTGGGGGAATTGCCACGCAAGAAAAGAGTGAAGG GTGGGCGCAAGGTCTCCGTGAGGCCCATCGATTGGAAAACCACCTTCCCCACAATGCGGAGACAGAAACGAAAGGCAGCAGAGATGCATCCATCTGCTGCTGAGGACACGGATGAGCCTCCAGATAGAAAACTAGCTATGGTAAGAGCAGTGGCAAAAGCAGTAGTGGATATGGAAGGTTGA
- the VRK3 gene encoding serine/threonine-protein kinase VRK3, whose amino-acid sequence MAARGCGRRSRARGGALRGAARDGGAEQQPEEEERHRVTRFCPQCGGGVEPSFRFCPACGDRLPAPPRDAAGTALQRTPSPAAAAAGERSAAGPGLSVLPPPSARSPPRPPSAAARRGSPSPRKARPGPAEPLPEGEELRDRGAGRWRLRRLLEQGGCGLLYEAQSASGTCPQKQRFSLKLDAKDSKIYNEQNFFQRAAKKDRVEKWKKLHSLPLLGIPSCLGFGLHADKYRFLVFSDLGRSLQSILNDNLHLNEKAAFQIAVRLLDCLEYLHENEYVHGDITADNIYVNPEDLTQVSLAGYYFAFRYCPEGKHVARREGSRTPHEGTIEFISQDSHKGAAPSRRSDLESLGYCLLKWLCGFLPWSKELDKVETVMEMKEMYKNDVTCLLQQCFSRQRSIPDALQSYLQQVMALEYEEKPNYEALRQLFKKPLQMLRASAYDSVDIMIVP is encoded by the exons AtggcggcgcggggctgcgggcggcggaGTCGCGCTCGGGGCGGTGCGTTGCGCGGGGCCGCGCGTGATGGCGGCGCGGAGCAGCAgccggaggaggaggagcgcCACAG GGTGACCCGGTTCTGCCCGCAGTGCGGCGGCGGCGTGGAGCCCAGCTTCAGGTTCTGCCCGGCCTGCGGGGACAGGCTGCCGGCACCGCCGAGGGACGCGGCCGGGACGGCGCTGCAGCGGACCCCgagccccgcggccgccgctGCGGGTGAACGGAGCGCGGCCGGCCCCGGGCTGTCCGTGCTGCCCCCGCCGTCCGCCCGcagcccgccccgcccgccgaGTGCCGCAGCTCGCCGCGGTTCCCCCTCGCCCCGCaaggcccggcccggccccgcggagCCGCTCCCGGAGGGCGAGGAGCTGCGGGACCGCGGCGCCGGGCGCTGGAGGCTGCGGcggctgctggagcagggaggCTGCGGGCTGCTCTATGAAG CACAGTCAGCATCTGGAACCTGTCCTCAAAAGCAAAGATTCTCCCTCAAACTT gaCGCCAAGGACAGTAAGATCTACAACGAACAGAACTTCTTCCAGAGAGCTGCAAAGAAGGACAGAG TGGAGAAGTGGAAGAAGCTGCACTCTTTGCCCTTGCTGGGGATCCCCAGCTGTCTTGGCTTTGGACTGCATGCAGATAAGTACAG GTTTTTGGTGTTCTCTGATTTAGGGCGATCCCTTCAGTCCATCCTGAACGACAACTTACACCTGAATGAGAAGGCAGCTTTCCAGATCGCAGTCCGGCTG CTGGACTGCCTGGAGTACCTTCATGAGAATGAGTATGTGCACGGGGACATCACAGCTGACAACATCTATGTGAACCCAGAGGACCTCACGCAG GTGTCCCTAGCAGGCTACTACTTTGCCTTCCGTTACTGCCCAGAAGGGAAGCACGTGGCGAGGCGTGAAGGCAGCAGAACTCCTCATGAGGGCACGATAGAGTTTATCAGCCAGGACAGCCACAAGGGAGCAG cACCATCTCGACGGAGTGACCTGGAATCTCTGGGCTACTGTCTTCTGAAATGGCTCTGCGGCTTCTTGCCTTGGTCCAAGGAGCTGGACAAAGTAGAAACTgtgatggaaatgaaagaaat GTACAAAAATGATGTGACATGCCTTCTCCAACAGTGCTTCAGCAGGCAGAGGTCAATTCCAG ATGCCCTTCAGAGCTACCTGCAGCAAGTAATGGCACTAGAATACGAGGAGAAGCCCAACTATGAGGCCCTGCGGCAGCTCTTCAAAAAGCCACTGCAGATGCTGAGAGCTTCAGCTTACGACTCTGTGGATATCATGATAGTACCTTAA
- the CCNF gene encoding cyclin-F yields MKAGVVHCRCSRCFSFPSKRKIRKRPRVLTLLSLPEDVLLHVLKGLPAEDILSLRAVHSHLKYLVDHHASVWACASFEDVWPSPKNLTVFERAAERGNFEAAVKLGIAYLYNEGLSISDEGRAEVNGLKASHFFSLAERLNVCAAPFIWLFIRPPWSLTGSCCKAVVFESLKAECQLDKAQKGSILYCLAKVLSLFEDEEKRKESLGMFEESSKQGCLNSSYLLWENNRKVAMLDPGRYLQSLRKLRDYAAKGCWDAQIALAKACGNGNQLGLEAKSSSEMVAQMFQASRPISKRNIFTVQKKINETMRYILVDWLVEVATMKDFSCLCLHMTVGCVDRYLKLRPVPRYQLQLLGIACMVICTRFISKEILTIREAVWLTDNTYKYEDLVRMMGEIISALEGKIRIPTIVDYKEVLSNIVSLERRTLHLYSFICELSLLNTSLFMYSPARLAAAALLLAKILHGHAHPWSSQLSECTGFSLEDLLPCVLHLHQKCFHDEVPKDYRQVSLTAVRQRFEDERYDEVGKEKVMSYSQLCSLLGVKQEDLKPSPLHTNVIEIKAFFSSPSAKRSKRRREDSTQDDRGSLVTTPTAELSTQEESLLDSFLDWSLDSCSGYEGDQESEGERDGDVTSPSGILDVTVVYMDPAQHCCQDSSDEDSLSVEWSGHAAPPRKARTPDETRRVSACVASRNPSWERSSGYSSVNGASPTSSVEGSCGVPLKPTSALSPGSALNKEPCLPHYLQSHLQSVCARASDRNSDRRQVKRKNVAEHSEERVNLGFLSL; encoded by the exons ATGAAGGCGGGCG tggttCACTGCCGCTGTTCCAGatgcttctctttcccttccaaaCGAAAGATAAGAAAACGGCCCCGAGTCCTGACGCTGCTGAGTCTGCCTGAGGATGTTCTCCTCCATGTTCTGAAAGGCCTTCCTGCTGAGGACATCCTCTCGCTCAGAGCG GTGCATTCCCATCTTAAATACCTCGTGGATCATCACGCCAGTGTTTGGGCATGTGCAAGTTTTGAAGACGTATGGCCTTCTCCAAAAAATCTGACAGTGTTTGAAAG GGCTGCTGAAAGGGGCAACTTTGAAGCTGCTGTGAAGCTGGGGATAGCGTACCTGTACAATGAAGGCT TGTCCATCTCCGATGAGGGCCGTGCAGAAGTGAATGGATTAAAGGCATCTCATTTCTTCAGTCTGGCAGAGCGGCTGAATGTGTGCGCAGCCCCATTCATCTGGCTTTTTATTCGTCCTCCCTGGTCCTTGACTGGAAGCTGTTGTAAAGCTGTGGTCTTTGAGAGTCTTAAAGCAGAGTGTCAGCTGGACAAA GCTCAGAAAGGATCTATTCTGTACTGCTTGGCTAAGGTCCTGAGTCTCTTTGAG gatgaagaaaaaagaaaagagtccCTTGGAATGTTTGAGGAGTCTTCAAAGCAGGGTTGTTTAAATAGCTCCTATCTCCTTtgggaaaataacagaaaggtTGCT atGTTAGACCCTGGCAGATACCTCCAAAGTCTCAGGAAGCTACGGGACTATGCAGCAAAGGGATGCTGGGATGCACAG ATAGCTTTAGCCAAAGCTTGTGGAAATGGAAACCAACTAGGATTAGAAGCAAAATCTTCCAGTGAAATGGTGGCTCAGATGTTTCAAGCCTCCCGTCCTATCAGCAAGCGGAATATCTtcactgtgcagaaaaaaataaacgaAACAATGAG GTACATCCTGGTTGACTGGCTGGTGGAAGTGGCTACCATGAAAGACTTTTCCTGCCTGTGCCTTCACATGACAGTGGGGTGTGTGGATCGTTACTTGAAGCTGAGACCTGTGCCCCGGTATCAGCTCCAGCTCCTGGGAATAGCCTGCATGGTCATTTGCACACG TTTTATCAGCAAAGAAATCTTGACAATACGGGAGGCTGTATGGCTAACGGACAACACATACAAATATGAAGACCTGGTCAGAATGATGGGTGAGATCATCTCTGCCCTAGAGGGAAAGATAAGG ATACCTACTATTGTGGACTACAAAGAAGTACTTTCAAACATAGTCTCACTGGAGAGAAGGACTCTTCACCTTTACAGCTTCATTTGTGAACTGTCACTCTTAAACACGAGCCTTTTCATGTACTCCCCAGCTcggctggctgctgcagcactgctgctggctaAGATACTGCATGGCCATG cacATCCCTGGAGCAGCCAGCTGTCTGAGTGCACTGGGTTCTCTCTTGAAGACCTGTTGCCGTGTGTGCTACACCTTCATCAAAAATG tttccatGATGAGGTCCCTAAGGATTATAGGCAGGTGTCTTTAACAGCAGTGAGACAAAGATTTGAAGATGAGCGTTATGATGAAGTAGGCAAAGAAAAG GTGATGAGCTACAGCCAGCTTTGTTCGCTGCTGGGTGTGAAGCAGGAAGACCTGAAACCCAGTCCCTTGCACACAAATGTCATAGAAATTAAAGCTTTCTTTAGCTCTCCCTCTGCAAAGAGATCTAAAAG GAGGAGGGAAGACAGCACTCAGGATGACAGGGGCAGCTTAGTGACTACACCTACAGCTGAGCTCTCCACCCAGGAGGAAAGTCTTCTGGACAGCTTTCTGGACTGGAGTTTAGATTCCTGCTCTGGTTACGAAGGTGATCAGGAAAGCGAAGGCGAGAGAGATGGAGATG TCACAAGTCCCAGCGGAATCTTGGATGTGACAGTGGTTTACATGgatccagcacagcactgctgtcaggACTCTAGTGATGAAGACAGCCTATCTGTGGAGTGGTCTGGGCACGCAGCGCCACCGAGGAAGGCCAGGACACCAGATGAAACTCGCAGAGTTTCAGCCTGTGTTGCCTCAAGAAATCCCAGCTGGGAAAGGAGCTCAGGCTACTCTTCTGTCAATGGTGCCAGTCCTACATCTTCTGTGGAAGGCAGCTGTGGAGTACCTCTCAAACCTACCTCAGCACTGTCTCCTGGCAGTGCCCTGAACAAGGAGCCATGCCTTCCTCACTACCTGCAATCACATCTACAGTCAGTGTGTGCTAGAGCTAGTGATAGGAATTCGGACCGAAGGCAAGTCAAGCGCAAAAATGTAGCAGAACACAGTGAGGAAAGGGTGAACTTGGGCTTCTTAAGCCTCTGA